From a region of the Hemibagrus wyckioides isolate EC202008001 linkage group LG06, SWU_Hwy_1.0, whole genome shotgun sequence genome:
- the LOC131354322 gene encoding tripartite motif-containing protein 16-like, whose amino-acid sequence MAEASISVDQLSVDQFSCPVCLDLLNYPVTIPCGHSYCKVCINGCWDQEDQSGVYSCPQCRDTFTPRPVLRRNNMLAEVVEKLKKKTEVQAASPAHCYTGPGDVECDFCTGRKHKAIKSCLMCLASFCETHLKPHYEVPGLKKHKLVEASGNLQEKICSEHDEVLKIYCRTDQSFICYLCMTDEHKSHDTISVNAYRTEKESELKEQQMKFQQRIQEKQKKVQELKQTVNTIKLSAQTAVDDSEMIFTEMISSMEKKRSEVTELIRAQEKAELSRAERLLEQLEQEIADLQRRDTEMEQLSHTHDHIHFLQSFQSLRVSSGRDDSSSITVNQHLSFDGVRKSLSDLKKRLEEIFQEEFIKIPEHAAAVQMILPSEPKSREDFLQYFCDLTLDPNTVNYNLILSEKNRAVKSSERNQQYSDHPERFDSYSQVLSKESVCGRCYWEVEWSSEGFVNISVSYKDISRKGRGYKCWFGRNNQSWSLYCSSSSLTFYHNNIKTDLRVPSSSRIGVYVDHSAGTLSFYSVSDTMKLLHRVHTTFTQPLYAGFWLHYYGSSVRLCDPE is encoded by the exons ATGGCTGAGGCCAGTATTTCAGTAGATCAGCTTTCGGTGGATCAGTTcagctgtccagtgtgtctggatctcctgaaTTATCCAGTGACTATCCCCTGTGGTCACAGTtactgtaaggtgtgtattaatggctgctgggatcaggaggatcagaGTGGAGTTTAtagctgtcctcagtgcagagacactttcactccaaggcctgttctacgcagaaacaacatgctggctgaagtggtggagaaactgaagaagaagactgaagtccaagctgcttctcctgctcactgttacactggacctggagatgtggagtgtgatttctgcactgggagaaaacacaaagccatcaagtcctgtctgatgtgtctggccTCCTTTTGTGAAACTCATCTGAAACCTCACTATGAAGTTCCTGGACTAAAAAAACACAAGTTAGTTGAAGCCTCTGGAAATCTacaagagaagatctgctctgaacatgatGAAGTGTTGAAGATCTACTGTCGTACTGACCAAAGCTTCATCTGTTATCTGTGTATGACGGATGAACATAAAAGCCATGACACCATCTCAGTTAATGCTTACAGAACTGAGAAAGAG AGTGAGTTAAAGGAGCAGcagatgaaattccagcagagaatccaggagaagcagaagaaggtgcaggagctgaaacagactgtgaacactataaag ctcagtgcacagacagcagtagatgacagtgagatgatctttactgagatgatcagctccatggagaaaaagcgctcggaggtgacggagctgatcagagctcaggagaaggctgaactgagtcgagctgaacgactcctggagcaactggagcaggagattgctgatcttcagaggagagacactgagatggagcagctttcacacacacatgatcacatccacttcctccag agtTTCCAGTCTCTCCGTGTCTCTTCTGGACGTGACGACTCATCCAGCATCACTGTCAATCAACATCTCtcatttgatggagtgaggaaatctctctctgatctgaaaaagagactgGAGGAAATCTTCCAGGAGGAATTCATCAAAATCCCTGAACATG ctgcagcagttcagatgATTTTACCCTCAGAACCAAAGAGCAGAGAAGATTTTCTGCAGT ATTTCTGtgatctgactctggatcccaacACAGTAAATTATaacctcattctgtctgagaagaacagagcgGTGAAGAGCAGTGAGAGAAATCAGCagtactctgatcatccagaaAGATTTGACTCCTACAGTCAGGTGTTgagtaaggagagtgtgtgtggacgctgttactgggaggtggagtggagcagtgagggattTGTGAAcatatcagtctcatataaagacatcagcaggaaaggacGGGGTTACAAGTGTTGGTTTGGACGCAACaatcagtcctggagtctgtattgttcttcttcttctctcactttctatcacaacaacataaagactgatctcagagttccatcatcctccagaataggagtttatgtggatcacagtgcaggaactctgtccttctacagcgtctctgacaccatgaagctcctccacagagtccacaccacattcactcagcctctgtaCGCTGGGTTCTGGCTGCACTATTATGGATCATCTGTGAGATTATGTGatccagaataa
- the LOC131354334 gene encoding uncharacterized protein LOC131354334 gives IGLNESTPSGYSYKYEPRQTGRGGGVATIYNNSLTVTQKTGSRFNSFEVLDLKVALSDRHKKSLLYLALATVYRPLGPYGVLLNEFSHLLSDLLISFDKVLIVGDAFIDLLNSFGVKQNINRPTHRFNHTLDLVISHGTDVSNITVLPQSDDITDHQLLVYTLRVEHIRHVSPHYKLGKTITPTTKDRFTNNLPDLSQLLTRPRNADALDEVTNSIGNFLPAH, from the coding sequence attggcctaaatgagtctactccgtcaggatattcatataagtatgagccccgtcagacaggtcgtggtggtggtgttgcaacgatttataataattctcttaccgttactcagaaaacaggatccaggtttaactcatttgaagtgcttgaCCTTAAAGTTGCACTCTCAGACAGGCATAAAAAATCCctactatatcttgctctggccaccgtgtatagaCCCCTGGGGCCTTACGGTGTTTTACttaatgagttttcacatttactctcagatcttttgatcagttttgacaaagtgttaatcgTAGGAGacgcatttatagatttactaaattcctttggggttaaacaaaacattaatagaccaactcatcgttttaatcatacactagacttagttatatcacatgggactgatgtttcCAATATAACCGTTCTACCTcaaagtgatgacatcacagaccatcaactcttagtgtacactctacgtgtagaacatattagacacgtctctccacaTTATAAACTTGGTAAAACTATAACtccgaccactaaagacagatttacaaacaatctgccagatctgtctcaacttcttactagaccccgaaatgcagatgcactagatgaagtaaccaacagcataggaaattttttaccagcacactag